One genomic segment of Musa acuminata AAA Group cultivar baxijiao chromosome BXJ3-3, Cavendish_Baxijiao_AAA, whole genome shotgun sequence includes these proteins:
- the LOC103977571 gene encoding dihydrolipoyllysine-residue acetyltransferase component 4 of pyruvate dehydrogenase complex, chloroplastic, which yields MAASPSTTSVAGAGPLLSFSSSLSSPSRRLLLPLVRRSSSGAGRRAARIPAISAKIREIFMPALSSTMTEGKIVSWVKSEGDRLSKGESVVVVESDKADMDVETFYDGILAAIVVPAGESAPVGAPIGLLAETEDEVPLAKAQAQSQSQSQPAPVTQSPPSPPSVASPSPPPTPPAPVATPVAVSEGPRKIVATPFAKKLAKQHKVDIGTVVGTGPYGRITPSDIEAAVGIQPKVPVSSPSPAVTPLPQSPAPSADTSAKAPAAALPPIPGSTVVPFTTMQAAVSKNMVESLSVPTFRVGYPVTTNALDALYEKVKPKGVTMTVLLAKAAAMALAKHPVVNASCKDGKSFTYNESINIAVAVAIDGGLITPVLQDADKLDIYLLSQRWKDLLKKSRAKQLQPNEYSSGTFTVSNLGMFGVDRFDAILPPGQGAIMAVGASKPTVVADADGFFSVKSKMLVNVTADHRIIYGADLAAFLQTFAKIVEDPESLTL from the exons ATGGCCGCGTCTCCGTCGACCACATCCGTCGCCGGCGCAGGTCCGCTActgtccttctcctcctccctttcctccCCCTCCCGCCGCCTCCTCCTGCCCCTCGTCCGCCGCAGCAGCAGCGGCGCAGGGCGCCGTGCCGCACGGATCCCCGCCATCAGCGCCAAGATCCGGGAGATCTTCATGCCGGCGCTGAGCTCCACTATGACGGAGGGCAAGATCGTGTCCTGGGTGAAGTCCGAGGGTGACCGCCTGTCCAAGGGCGAGAGCGTGGTCGTTGTCGAGTCCGACAAGGCCGACATGGACGTCGAGACCTTCTATGATGGCATTCTTGCCGCCATCGTCGTCCCTGCTGGAGAGTCGGCCCCCGTCGGCGCCCCCATCGGCCTCCTTGCCGAGACCGAGGACGAGGTCCCCCTCGCCAAGGCCCAGGCCCAGTCTCAATCCCAGTCTCAACCCGCACCCGTGACCCAATCCCCTCCTTCTCCTCCCTccgttgcctccccttctcctccacctACGCCTCCGGCTCCGGTAGCCACCCCAGTGGCTGTTTCGGAGGGGCCGAGGAAGATCGTGGCCACGCCTTTTGCCAAGAAGCTCGCGAAACAGCACAAGGTGGATATCGGGACCGTGGTCGGGACAGGGCCGTATGGAAGGATCACCCCTTCCGACATCGAGGCCGCGGTTGGAATCCAGCCAAAGGTGCCTGTAAGTTCTCCATCTCCTGCCGTGACTCCACTGCCTCAGTCTCCAGCTCCAAGTGCTGATACAAGCGCCAAAGCTCCAGCGGCTGCTCTGCCTCCTATTCCTGGCTCCACTGTTGTTCCCTTCACCACGATGCAGGCTGCTGTGTCAAAGAACATGGTGGAGAGCCTCTCGGTGCCGACTTTCCGTGTCGGATATCCTGTGACGACTAATGCGCTTGATGCCCTCTATGAAAAG GTCAAACCCAAGGGTGTCACCATGACCGTGCTATTGGCTAAGGCTGCAGCTATGGCACTTGCAAAGCATCCGGTTGTGAATGCAAGCTGCAAGGATGGAAAGAGTTTTACTTACAATGAGAGCATCAACATTGCAGTTGCTGTGGCGATTGATGGCGGACTGATAACCCCTGTTCTCCAGGATGCAGATAAG TTGGATATTTACTTGCTCTCTCAAAGATGGAAAGATCTGCTAAAGAAGTCTCGTGCTAAGCAGCTTCAACCCAATGAGTACAGCTCAG GAACATTTACTGTCTCCAATTTGGGTATGTTTGGGGTGGACAGATTTGATGCTATTCTTCCACCTGGTCAG GGGGCTATTATGGCAGTTGGAGCTTCAAAGCCCACTGTTGTTGCTGATGCTGATGGTTTCTTCTCTGTTAAGAGTAAAATGCTG GTGAATGTAACTGCTGACCACAGGATTATCTATGGTGCTGACTTGGCAGCCTTCCTACAGACATTTGCAAAGATTGTTGAGGACCCTGAGAGTTTAACGCTGTAG
- the LOC103977572 gene encoding lysine histidine transporter-like 6 isoform X1: MVSTSVLPQVAGDDASKEASPRRAKWWYATFHNVTAMVGAGVLSLPYAMAHLGWGPGTLALVVSWCITLYTLWLMIQLHECVPGTRFDRYSDLGRYAFGPRLGLWIVVPQQLIVQVGCDTVYMVTGGKCLEKFMEILYPESTKLHQSYWICIFGSIQFFLSQLPNLNSIAAVSLAAAVMSLSYSTITWVACFARGPASNVSYAYKMTTASDSMFRVFSALGQVAFAYAGHGVILEIQATIPSTPTKPSRMPMWKGTVVAYFITALCYFPVAMAGYWTFGQEVDDNVLMALKRPRWLIAAANLMVVIHVIGSYQVYAMPVFDSIESILITRLKLPPGIALRLIARSAYVAFTLFVGVTFPFFADLLGFFGGFGFTPTSYFLPCVIWLAIKKPKRFSRHWVANWARLHHSWGAYDVCFDNWGLEEHFRRFFHLQLLLLKEIMFCLSWGTVSISHVR; this comes from the exons ATGGTTTCCACCTCAGTCCTTCCTCAG GTGGCCGGTGATGATGCTTCCAAGGAGGCCAGCCCTCGACGCGCCAAGTGGTGGTACGCGACGTTCCACAACGTCACGGCGATGGTCGGCGCCGGCGTCCTCAGCTTGCCTTATGCCATGGCACACTTGGGATG GGGTCCTGGGACGCTGGCACTGGTGGTCTCCTGGTGCATCACCTTGTACACCCTGTGGCTGATGATCCAACTCCATGAGTGCGTGCCGGGGACTCGATTCGATCGGTATAGCGACCTCGGACGGTACGCCTTCGGTCCCCGACTGGGGCTGTGGATCGTCGTCCCTCAGCAGTTGATCGTCCAGGTCGGCTGCGATACGGTGTACATGGTCACAGGCGGCAAGTGCCTGGAGAAGTTCATGGAGATCTTGTATCCCGAGAGCACAAAGCTGCACCAGTCCTACTGGATCTGCATCTTTGGCTCGATTCAGTTCTTCCTATCTCAGCTCCCCAACCTGAACTCGATTGCTGCTGTATCCTTAGCAGCAGCAGTCATGTCACTAAG TTACTCCACGATAACATGGGTGGCTTGCTTCGCTCGAGGCCCGGCGAGCAACGTAAGCTATGCGTACAAGATGACCACCGCGTCTGATTCCATGTTCAGGGTGTTCAGCGCCCTGGGGCAGGTGGCGTTCGCCTACGCCGGCCACGGGGTGATCCTGGAAATCCAGGCGACCATCCCTTCCACGCCCACCAAGCCTTCGAGGATGCCCATGTGGAAGGGCACAGTCGTGGCCTACTTCATCACCGCGCTCTGCTACTTCCCGGTGGCCATGGCCGGATACTGGACCTTCGGCCAGGAGGTGGACGACAACGTGCTCATGGCACTCAAGCGTCCGCGGTGGCTCATCGCGGCGGCCAACCTCATGGTGGTCATCCATGTCATTGGAAGCTACCAA GTTTATGCAATGCCCGTCTTCGACAGCATCGAGAGCATACTGATCACAAGATTGAAACTTCCACCTGGAATTGCTCTGCGTCTGATTGCTCGATCTGCTTACGTCG CCTTCACTCTCTTTGTTGGAGTCACATTTCCATTCTTCGCTGATCTCTTGGGGTTCTTTGGCGGCTTTGGATTTACACCTACTTCCTACTTC CTACCCTGTGTGATATGGTTGGCAATCAAGAAGCCAAAGAGATTTAGCCGTCACTGGGTTGCTAATTGGGCAA GGCTGCATCATAGTTGGGGTGCTTATGATGTTTGCTTCGACAATTGGGGGCTTGAGGAACATTTTCGTAGATTCTTCCACCTACAGCTTTTACTCCTGAAGGAGATTATGTTTTGCTTATCTTGGGGAACTGTATCGATCTCTCATGTAAGATGA
- the LOC103977572 gene encoding lysine histidine transporter-like 6 isoform X2 produces MVSTSVLPQVAGDDASKEASPRRAKWWYATFHNVTAMVGAGVLSLPYAMAHLGWGPGTLALVVSWCITLYTLWLMIQLHECVPGTRFDRYSDLGRYAFGPRLGLWIVVPQQLIVQVGCDTVYMVTGGKCLEKFMEILYPESTKLHQSYWICIFGSIQFFLSQLPNLNSIAAVSLAAAVMSLSYSTITWVACFARGPASNVSYAYKMTTASDSMFRVFSALGQVAFAYAGHGVILEIQATIPSTPTKPSRMPMWKGTVVAYFITALCYFPVAMAGYWTFGQEVDDNVLMALKRPRWLIAAANLMVVIHVIGSYQVYAMPVFDSIESILITRLKLPPGIALRLIARSAYVAFTLFVGVTFPFFADLLGFFGGFGFTPTSYFLPCVIWLAIKKPKRFSRHWVANWGCIIVGVLMMFASTIGGLRNIFVDSSTYSFYS; encoded by the exons ATGGTTTCCACCTCAGTCCTTCCTCAG GTGGCCGGTGATGATGCTTCCAAGGAGGCCAGCCCTCGACGCGCCAAGTGGTGGTACGCGACGTTCCACAACGTCACGGCGATGGTCGGCGCCGGCGTCCTCAGCTTGCCTTATGCCATGGCACACTTGGGATG GGGTCCTGGGACGCTGGCACTGGTGGTCTCCTGGTGCATCACCTTGTACACCCTGTGGCTGATGATCCAACTCCATGAGTGCGTGCCGGGGACTCGATTCGATCGGTATAGCGACCTCGGACGGTACGCCTTCGGTCCCCGACTGGGGCTGTGGATCGTCGTCCCTCAGCAGTTGATCGTCCAGGTCGGCTGCGATACGGTGTACATGGTCACAGGCGGCAAGTGCCTGGAGAAGTTCATGGAGATCTTGTATCCCGAGAGCACAAAGCTGCACCAGTCCTACTGGATCTGCATCTTTGGCTCGATTCAGTTCTTCCTATCTCAGCTCCCCAACCTGAACTCGATTGCTGCTGTATCCTTAGCAGCAGCAGTCATGTCACTAAG TTACTCCACGATAACATGGGTGGCTTGCTTCGCTCGAGGCCCGGCGAGCAACGTAAGCTATGCGTACAAGATGACCACCGCGTCTGATTCCATGTTCAGGGTGTTCAGCGCCCTGGGGCAGGTGGCGTTCGCCTACGCCGGCCACGGGGTGATCCTGGAAATCCAGGCGACCATCCCTTCCACGCCCACCAAGCCTTCGAGGATGCCCATGTGGAAGGGCACAGTCGTGGCCTACTTCATCACCGCGCTCTGCTACTTCCCGGTGGCCATGGCCGGATACTGGACCTTCGGCCAGGAGGTGGACGACAACGTGCTCATGGCACTCAAGCGTCCGCGGTGGCTCATCGCGGCGGCCAACCTCATGGTGGTCATCCATGTCATTGGAAGCTACCAA GTTTATGCAATGCCCGTCTTCGACAGCATCGAGAGCATACTGATCACAAGATTGAAACTTCCACCTGGAATTGCTCTGCGTCTGATTGCTCGATCTGCTTACGTCG CCTTCACTCTCTTTGTTGGAGTCACATTTCCATTCTTCGCTGATCTCTTGGGGTTCTTTGGCGGCTTTGGATTTACACCTACTTCCTACTTC CTACCCTGTGTGATATGGTTGGCAATCAAGAAGCCAAAGAGATTTAGCCGTCACTGGGTTGCTAATTGG GGCTGCATCATAGTTGGGGTGCTTATGATGTTTGCTTCGACAATTGGGGGCTTGAGGAACATTTTCGTAGATTCTTCCACCTACAGCTTTTACTCCTGA